The Fusobacterium polymorphum genome segment AATGAAAAAAGAAAAAAATATTGAAGCTATAGAAACAGAAAATTTTGAAGTTTCAAAGACAGGTTCTCTTGCTGATGATTTGATGCAATTTGAAAATATTAATGATATAAAAATTGAAAATCAAGAGGTTCCAGACATTGAAGTTCAAGAAATATATATAAGAGAAACAGGAAATTATTTAAATTTACAAGAAAACTTTATAAATATTCCTATTGAGATGATTTACTTTCCATTTTTTACTCCACAAAAACAAAATAAAAGAATAAATTTTAAATATACTTTTGAAGATTTAGGTGTAACTATGTATAGTACACTTATTCCTAAGGATAAAAAAGACAAAGTTTTTCAACCTTCTATCTTTGAAGAAAAAATTTATACATTTTTAATTTCTATGTATCAGGAAAAAACAAATCAAAAAATTGATGATAGTGAAGTAGCTATAGAATTTGAAATCTCAGATTTTATAGTTAATTTCTTAGGAAATAAAATGAATAGAGCTTATTATGCTAAGGTTGAGCAAGCTTTAAAAAATTTAAAAAATACTATATATCAATTTGAAATATCAAACCATACAAAATTTGGAAAAAATAAATTTGAAGATAGTTCATTTCAACTTTTAAATTATCAAAAATTAAAAGTAGGTAAAAAAACTTTTTATAGAGTAGTATTAAATAAAAATATTGTAAATAAAATAAAAAGTAAAAGATATATAAAATATAACACAAAAAATTTACTTGAAATTATGATAAAAGACCCGATAGCTTCAAGAATATATAAATATATAAGTAAAATAAGATATAAAAATAATAAGGGTGAAATAAATGTTAGGACTTTGGCTGCTATAATTCCTTTGAAGATAGAACAAAGAGTTGAAAGAATAGTAAAAAATGGGGTTAAAGAATATTATTTAAATAGAATGAAACCTGTTCTAACTAGGATTTTAAAAGCTTTTGAAGTTCTACTAGAATTAAAATATCTATTAAGCTTTGAAGAAATATATAAAAAAGCTGAAAATACTTACTACATAGCCTATGTTTTTAATAAAGAGAGAGACGGAGACTGCCATGTATCTGAATTTGTTAAAAAGACTGATAAAAACATAGTAAAAGAAAATTTAGATGGTGTTGAAGAAATAATTGATGTGGATGCTGATATAGAATATCAAGATAATATTGAATATTTAATAAATAAAGCTAAAGAAAATCCAAAAATTTCAATGAAGTGGAATGCTTGGGTAGATAAGAAAATTCAGAAGATTTTAAATGAAGATGGAGAAGAAATGTTAAAAAGAGTTTTAAACATTCTTATTCATATGGACAAAAATATAGAAATAGGTTTACCTAATTATATCAGTGGAATATTAAAAAATATTGGTGGTAAAGGTAGCAAAAAAGTAAATAATATTAATATGACTATCTTTGAAAATGTAAGCAAAGGTAAAGGATTAAAAAATAAAAATCAAATAAAACAAGCAAGAAAAAAAGGTATGGAAAAAATTTCAAACTTTAAAGAAATTATGATTGAAAATAATTTTTTAGAAAATAAATCTGAAACTAAAACTGAAAAATTATTGTTGGAAGGAAAAATTTCAAATTCTGATTTAGAAATAAATGAAACTATTGACAATGTAGATGAAAAAATATACAATATAGGAGAAAGAAATTTAGATGAAATTTTATCTCATTTTGATGAAACAACAAGAAATGAAATTGAAGAAAAAGCCTTAGAAAAAATAAAAAAAGAAATTGATAATAGTAATATAGATGTTATATTAAATGTTAAAAAATTTAGTAAAACTATGTATTATAAAATGATAGGTACAACTATAATGGAAATTTTAAAAAGTGAATATCAAGAAATGCTTGAAGATACAAACAGAAATGACAAATAACAAAAAATATGGTAAACTATAAGGCAGGCTTTTAATAAGGAAGTGAATTATGAAAAATATAGAAAAAGTAAAAATATCAACAGAATTTATTAAACTTGACCAGTTTTTAAAATGGCTTGCTGTTGTGGATAGCGGTTCTGAAGCAAAACAAGTTATTTTAGATGGTATGGTTAAAGTAAATGGTGATGTAGAAAAAAGAAGAGGAAGAAAAATTTATCCTGAATACAAGGTTGAAGTTTTTGATAAAATTTATGTTGTGGAATAATTTGAGGTGCTAGATTGAAAATATCTAATATCACTTATTTGAATTTTAGAAATTTAGAAAACACTTCAATAGATTTGTCTGATAAAATAAATGTTTTTTATGGAAAAAATGCACAGGGAAAAACAAGTCTTTTGGAGGCAATTTATTATAGTTCCACAGGTATAAGTTTTAAAACAAAGAAAACCTCAGAAATGATAAAATATAATTTTGATGAGTTTATATCTTCAATTTCGTATCAAGATTATATTGCAAATAATAAGATTTCTGTTAGATTTAAAAATATAGCTGGTGCAAAAAAAGAATTTTTCTTCAATAAAAAAAGAATTAGTCAGACAGATTTTTATGGAAAAATAAATATTATTGCTTATATACCTGAAGATATAATTCTTATCAACGGTTCTCCTAAAAATAGAAGAGATTTCTTTGATATTGAAATATCTCAGATAGATAAAGAGTACTTGAGTAACCTTAAAAATTATGATAAGTTGCTAAAAATTAGAAATAAATATCTAAAAGAGAATAAGAGAAATAGTGAAGAATTTGCTATATATGAAAAAGAATTTATAAAATATGCCTCTTATATTATTTTTACTAGAATTGAATATGTTAAAAGTCTTTCAATAATATTAAACTTACAGTATAGAAAACTTTTTAATATAGCACAAGAACTAAATCTAAAATATGAAACAAGTTTAGATAAAACTGCAAAAGTAACTGTTGAAATGATACAGGAAAGCCTAAAAAAAGAAATTTTACAAAAAAAGTATCAAGAAGATAGATATAAATTTTCACTTATAGGACCACATAAAGATGATTATAAATTTCTTTTAAATGGTCATGAAGCTAAAATTTCAGCTTCACAAGGTGAAAAAAAGTCTATAATATTTTCTTTAAAACTTTCAGAGATTGAAATAATAAAGAAAAATAGGAAAGAAAATCCAGTTGTTATTATTGATGATATAACTTCATATTTTGATGAAGATAGAAGAAAATCAATATTAGATTTTTTCAATAAAAGAGATATACAAGTATTGATAAGTTCAACTGATAAACTTAATATAGAGGCTAAAAATTTCTATGTTGAAAAGGGAATTATAGAAGATGAAAGTAGTATCAATAAGTGAAATAGCAACATTTAAAATTTCAAATGATGACAGAATAAAACTTATGATTTTAAAAGAAAAATGGAAAGAATTATTTTTAGATTTATCTCAAAATAGTTCTATTATTGATTTTAAAGAAAATACTATCTATGTAAAAGGCTATAATTCTACTGTAAAGCATTATATTTTTACAAATAAAACAAAATTAATAGAAAAAATATTAGAAAATTTAGAGATAAAATTTGAAATAGTGGATATAAAGATAAAATAATTGGAGGAAATTATGAGTTATGAGGCACAGAATATAACAGTTCTGGAAGGATTAGAAGCTGTTAGAAAAAGACCAGGAATGTATATAGGAACAACATCAGAAAGAGGACTACACCATTTGGTATGGGAAATAGTAGATAACTCTGTTGATGAAGCTTTAGCTGGATATTGTGATAAGATAGAAGTAAAAATTCTTCCAGATAATATCATAGAAGTTGTAGACAATGGAAGAGGAATTCCAACAGATATACATCCTAAATATGGAAAATCAGCATTAGAAATAGTTTTGACAGTTCTACATGCTGGTGGAAAATTTGAAAATGATAACTATAAAGTTTCAGGAGGATTACATGGAGTTGGAGTTTCTGTTGTTAATGCCCTTTCTGAATGGCTTGAAGTAGAAGTTAGAAAAGCTGGAGTTATACATTATCAAAAATATCATAGAGGAAAACCAGAAGAAGATGTTAAAATTATTGGTTCTTGTGATGAAAATGAACATGGTACAATAGTAAGATTTAAAGCAGATGGAGAAATTTTTGAAACATTGATATATAATTACTTCACTCTTTCAAATAGATTAAAAGAGTTAGCTTACTTAAATAAAGGTCTAACTATAACTCTTTCAGATTTAAGAAAAGATGAAAAGAAAGAAGAAACATATAAATTTGATGGTGGAATTTTAGACTTTTTGAATGAAATAGTAAAAGAAGATACAACTATTATAGAAAAACCTTTTTATATTTCATCTGAACAAGATAATGTTGGAGTAGATGTAACATTTACCTATACAACTTCACAAAATGAAGTAATTTATTCTTTTGTTAACAATATCAATACTCATGAAGGTGGAACACATGTTCAAGGTTTTAGAACTGCACTTACAAAAGTTATAAATGATGTAGGAAAAGCACAAGGTTTACTAAAAGATAAAGATGGTAAACTTATGGGAAATGACATAAGAGAAGGTGTTGTAGGAATAGTTTCTACAAAGATACCTCAACCACAATTTGAAGGACAAACTAAGGGTAAACTTGGAAATTCAGAAGTGTCTGGAATAGTAAATACTATTGTTTCAAATAGTTTAAAAATATTCTTAGAAGATAATCCTAATATAACAAAGATTATAATTGAAAAAATATTAAATTCTAAAAAAGCAAGAGAAGCTGCACAAAAAGCAAGAGAACTTGTTTTAAGAAAATCTGTTTTAGAAGTTGGCTCTCTACCCGGAAAGTTAGCAGACTGTACTTCTAAGAAAGCAGAAGAATGTGAAATTTTTATAGTTGAAGGAGATTCAGCTGGAGGTTCTGCAAAACAAGGTAGAGATAGATATAATCAAGCTATATTACCACTTAGAGGTAAAATTATAAATGTTGAGAAAGCAGGTTTACATAAATCTTTGGAAAGTTCTGAAATTAGAGCTATGGTTACTGCATTTGGAACGAGTATAGGAGAAACTTTTGATATATCTAAATTGAGATATGGAAAAATAATTCTTATGACAGATGCTGATGTTGATGGTGCTCATATAAGAACATTGATTTTAACATTCCTATATAGATATATGATAGATTTAATTTATGCTGGAAATGTCTATATT includes the following:
- a CDS encoding replication initiator protein A codes for the protein MKKEKNIEAIETENFEVSKTGSLADDLMQFENINDIKIENQEVPDIEVQEIYIRETGNYLNLQENFINIPIEMIYFPFFTPQKQNKRINFKYTFEDLGVTMYSTLIPKDKKDKVFQPSIFEEKIYTFLISMYQEKTNQKIDDSEVAIEFEISDFIVNFLGNKMNRAYYAKVEQALKNLKNTIYQFEISNHTKFGKNKFEDSSFQLLNYQKLKVGKKTFYRVVLNKNIVNKIKSKRYIKYNTKNLLEIMIKDPIASRIYKYISKIRYKNNKGEINVRTLAAIIPLKIEQRVERIVKNGVKEYYLNRMKPVLTRILKAFEVLLELKYLLSFEEIYKKAENTYYIAYVFNKERDGDCHVSEFVKKTDKNIVKENLDGVEEIIDVDADIEYQDNIEYLINKAKENPKISMKWNAWVDKKIQKILNEDGEEMLKRVLNILIHMDKNIEIGLPNYISGILKNIGGKGSKKVNNINMTIFENVSKGKGLKNKNQIKQARKKGMEKISNFKEIMIENNFLENKSETKTEKLLLEGKISNSDLEINETIDNVDEKIYNIGERNLDEILSHFDETTRNEIEEKALEKIKKEIDNSNIDVILNVKKFSKTMYYKMIGTTIMEILKSEYQEMLEDTNRNDK
- the yaaA gene encoding S4 domain-containing protein YaaA → MKNIEKVKISTEFIKLDQFLKWLAVVDSGSEAKQVILDGMVKVNGDVEKRRGRKIYPEYKVEVFDKIYVVE
- the recF gene encoding DNA replication/repair protein RecF (All proteins in this family for which functions are known are DNA-binding proteins that assist the filamentation of RecA onto DNA for the initiation of recombination or recombinational repair.), with the translated sequence MKISNITYLNFRNLENTSIDLSDKINVFYGKNAQGKTSLLEAIYYSSTGISFKTKKTSEMIKYNFDEFISSISYQDYIANNKISVRFKNIAGAKKEFFFNKKRISQTDFYGKINIIAYIPEDIILINGSPKNRRDFFDIEISQIDKEYLSNLKNYDKLLKIRNKYLKENKRNSEEFAIYEKEFIKYASYIIFTRIEYVKSLSIILNLQYRKLFNIAQELNLKYETSLDKTAKVTVEMIQESLKKEILQKKYQEDRYKFSLIGPHKDDYKFLLNGHEAKISASQGEKKSIIFSLKLSEIEIIKKNRKENPVVIIDDITSYFDEDRRKSILDFFNKRDIQVLISSTDKLNIEAKNFYVEKGIIEDESSINK
- the gyrB gene encoding DNA topoisomerase (ATP-hydrolyzing) subunit B translates to MSYEAQNITVLEGLEAVRKRPGMYIGTTSERGLHHLVWEIVDNSVDEALAGYCDKIEVKILPDNIIEVVDNGRGIPTDIHPKYGKSALEIVLTVLHAGGKFENDNYKVSGGLHGVGVSVVNALSEWLEVEVRKAGVIHYQKYHRGKPEEDVKIIGSCDENEHGTIVRFKADGEIFETLIYNYFTLSNRLKELAYLNKGLTITLSDLRKDEKKEETYKFDGGILDFLNEIVKEDTTIIEKPFYISSEQDNVGVDVTFTYTTSQNEVIYSFVNNINTHEGGTHVQGFRTALTKVINDVGKAQGLLKDKDGKLMGNDIREGVVGIVSTKIPQPQFEGQTKGKLGNSEVSGIVNTIVSNSLKIFLEDNPNITKIIIEKILNSKKAREAAQKARELVLRKSVLEVGSLPGKLADCTSKKAEECEIFIVEGDSAGGSAKQGRDRYNQAILPLRGKIINVEKAGLHKSLESSEIRAMVTAFGTSIGETFDISKLRYGKIILMTDADVDGAHIRTLILTFLYRYMIDLIYAGNVYIACPPLYKVSSGKQIVYAYNDLELKNVLGQMNQDNKKYTIQRYKGLGEMNPEQLWETTMNPDGRLLLKVSIDNAREADMLFDKLMGDKVEPRREFIEEHAEYVKNIDI